The following coding sequences are from one Lolium rigidum isolate FL_2022 chromosome 6, APGP_CSIRO_Lrig_0.1, whole genome shotgun sequence window:
- the LOC124661164 gene encoding uncharacterized protein LOC124661164 isoform X1: MTLFIGCADWSDSASSTTALHPDASTSFSTSTSFSCRFTEETVKTVGTTERLNCSSRSDICMSSVFPIVGLSTWYLDMDDVWIGTSGRLGVPSACSLTRCCPHWELHRAVQ; the protein is encoded by the exons ATGACCCTATTCATCGGGTGCGCTGACTGGTCTGACTCTGCTTCCTCCACCACAGCTCTACACCCTGACGCCTCTACCAGTTTCTCAACCAGTACATCCTTCTCTTGCAG ATTCACCGAAGAGACGGTCAAG ACTGTAGGAACAACTGAAAGATTGAATTGTAGTTCTCGGAGTGATATTTGTATGAGCAGCGTCTTTCCCATTGTAGGTCTATCTACGTGGTATCTTGATATG GATGATGTATGGATTGGCACCAGTGGTCGTCTGGGGGTGCCGAGTGCGTGTTCTCTAACGAGGTGTTGTCCCCACTGGGAATTGCATAGAGCAGTACAATAA
- the LOC124661164 gene encoding uncharacterized protein LOC124661164 isoform X2, producing MTLFIGCADWSDSASSTTALHPDASTSFSTSTSFSCRFTEETVKTVGTTERLNCSSRSDICMSSVFPIVGLSTWYLDMDNK from the exons ATGACCCTATTCATCGGGTGCGCTGACTGGTCTGACTCTGCTTCCTCCACCACAGCTCTACACCCTGACGCCTCTACCAGTTTCTCAACCAGTACATCCTTCTCTTGCAG ATTCACCGAAGAGACGGTCAAG ACTGTAGGAACAACTGAAAGATTGAATTGTAGTTCTCGGAGTGATATTTGTATGAGCAGCGTCTTTCCCATTGTAGGTCTATCTACGTGGTATCTTGATATG GATAACAAATGA
- the LOC124661164 gene encoding uncharacterized protein LOC124661164 isoform X3: MTLFIGCADWSDSASSTTALHPDASTSFSTSTSFSCRFTEETVKTVGTTERLNCSSRSDICMSSVFPIVGLSTWYLDMVI; encoded by the exons ATGACCCTATTCATCGGGTGCGCTGACTGGTCTGACTCTGCTTCCTCCACCACAGCTCTACACCCTGACGCCTCTACCAGTTTCTCAACCAGTACATCCTTCTCTTGCAG ATTCACCGAAGAGACGGTCAAG ACTGTAGGAACAACTGAAAGATTGAATTGTAGTTCTCGGAGTGATATTTGTATGAGCAGCGTCTTTCCCATTGTAGGTCTATCTACGTGGTATCTTGATATG GTTATTTAA
- the LOC124668321 gene encoding probable glutathione S-transferase, translated as MAEAVKLIGAFGSPFVHRAEVALRLKDVPYELILEDLTNKSELLLRHNPIHKTVPVLLHGDRPAICESLLIVEYVDEAFDGPPLLPVDPYDRAMARFWAQFIEQKCSMPFWMAVWLDDGEAREGFVRETRANLALLEARLQGKRFFAGDGVGCLVGAAEFPALRSWAEAYTSDETVSACLPPREQLVANFAGKKDRIKMAVNAMVQRS; from the exons ATGGCGGAAGCGGTGAAGCTCATCGGCGCCTTCGGCAGCCCATTCGTCCACCGGGCCGAGGTGGCACTGCGCCTGAAGGACGTCCCCTACGAGCTCATCCTTGAGGATCTCACCAACAAGAGCGAGCTGCTGCTCCGTCACAACCCCATCCACAAGACGGTGCCGGTGCTCCTCCACGGCGACCGGCCGGCCATCTGTGAGTCCCTGCTCATCGTCGAGTATGTCGACGAGGCTTTCGACGGCCCGCCACTCCTCCCCGTCGACCCCTACGACCGCGCCATGGCACGCTTCTGGGCCCAGTTCATCGAGCAGAAG TGCTCGATGCCGTTTTGGATGGCGGTGTGGCTGGATGACGGCGAGGCGCGGGAGGGGTTCGTGAGGGAGACGAGGGCGAACCTTGCGCTGCTGGAGGCGCGGCTCCAGGGGAAGCGGTTCTTCGCCGGCGACGGCGTGGGTT GCCTGGTGGGCGCCGCCGAGTTCCCGGCGCTGAGGAGTTGGGCGGAGGCCTACACCTCCGACGAGACCGTGAGCGCGTGCCTGCCGCCGAGGGAGCAGCTCGTCGCCAACTTCGCCGGGAAGAAGGATAGGATCAAAATGGCGGTCAACGCGATGGTGCAGCGATCATAA